The segment CGCCAGGCTTCCTCCGACTATGACTGGAACGAGAGCATCTGCAAGGTGTTTGTGTCCACCTACTACACTCTGGCCCTGGCCACCTGCTTCACCGTCGCCTCACTCTCCTACCATCGCATGTGGATGGTGCGTTGGCCCGTCAACTACCGCCTCAGCAACGCCAAGAAGCAGGCGCTGCACGCGGTCATGGGCATCTGGATGGTCAGCTTCATCCTCTCCACGCTGCCCTCCATTGGCTGGCACAACAATGGCGAGCGCTACTACGCCCGAGGCTGCCAGTTCATAGTCTCCAAGATTGGCCTGGGCTTTGGCGTCTGCTTCAGCCTCTTGCTACTTGGGGGCATTGTCATGGGGCTGGTCTGTGTGGCCATCACCTTCTACCAGACGTTGTGGGCCCGGCCCCGGNGGGGGTTGGGGGCCAAGGGGGGTGGGCCAGGGGGGTTGGGTACTCGGCCAGCCTTTGAGGTGCCAGCCATTGTGGTGGAGGATGCCAGAGGGAAGCGGCGGTCCTCGCTGGACGGCTCTGAGTCGGCCAAGACATCCCTGCAGGTCACCAACTTGGTCAGCGCCATCGTCTTTCTCTATGACTCACTCACAGGGGTGCCCATCTTGGTGAGACTGGGGTCCCGCACCTGCTCTCCCCACTGTCCAGGCCCCAGCACAATCACCTGACCTCCAAGTCCGTCAGCCATAGGGCAGCTCTGCCATCCACCTTCCTGTCcaccttctgcccaccccccctaCATCTGTGAGCCCCCCACCTCCGTCATCCATCTCCCCGTTCCCATTACCCCCAGCCTCGTCTGTTTTCCAGTTTCTACTACTCAACTCCACCACCCATGCTCCAGCTCCACCATCTATCCTGCGGCCACGCTTCAGCCCCCAGACCTACCCCCCAGCAGCCCGGCTCCAGTCTCCATTCCCTAACACTCTCGGGATATACCACAGGGTCTCTGAGCACTCCGGTGGAAACCCCAGAGAGCGCACCCCACCACCCCAGCTTTTTGCATCTCCATCTAGTCCCGATTCCTGAATTTCTGTCTGTGTTCAAGTTTTCTGTACCACGTCTGCTTCCGTCCCTCTGGACCTCAGGGCTTTGTCTCCAGTACTTGCCCCCACCTTCCTGTGAATcggtcccttcccctctgtttatGCCATCTCCACCTCCGAGTTTGCCTCTGTCATGCTCCTCTGTGAACTGGGCCATGCCTTCCATCTTGCCCACCCACCGCACTAGAATATTGGATCTGGGGTCAAGTGCGAGCTCCGAGCTCTGGGTCGTGACCGCGCGCCATTCCCCATCCTCCCGCTAGGTGGTGAGCTTCTTCTCGCTTAAGTCGGACTCGGCTCCGCCGTGGATGGTGCTGGCCGTGCTGTGGTGCTCCATGGCGCAGACGCTGCTGCTGCCCTCCTTCATCTGGTCCTGCGAGCGCTACCGTGCCGACGTGCGCACGGTGTGGGAGCAGTGCGTGGCCATCATGTCCGAGGAGGATGGCGACGACGGTCAGAGGAGGGACTGGGCTTTGGCTTTCCCGGGCTTCGGCTCCCTTTTCTACCCGCCCTTCCCTATAGGGGGACGGGCTGCCCTGGAGAGCCCCCTGCTGGACGGAACCTGCGCCGCCCCGGGCCGACTCCAGACTCCCCTTCCCCTAATCACGCCCCCCGATGTACACCCACTGCTTCCTTCTGCACCGAGGGCACCCTCCACCCGGCGGCGGCTTCCCTCTGGAAGCCCACACtacccagctctgcctccactCTCCAGGCCGAGAGCCTGAGAAACAGTCCAGAGGTCTAACATAACCATAAAGGAAGGCTGTGGAACTATGGGGAGGCTAAGCTCCCTGAGAGAGACCCCCAGCTGCAGGGACAGttcttgggggtggggttggAACTGTTTCAATAAATATGTCCATATGTGTGAAGCACTAGGGACTTAGCAATGAATGCAACAGACGTTAGACACTCTTGCTTTTCCTCTTGGAGCTTAAGCCTAGAGTGGGAACAGGATTCTCCCGGGACCTTATAAAGGGGTAGGAGGTTTtaaggggggggcagggagggaggtgggcattCCCTGTGTGTAACCaccctgcccctcttctctcctaGATGCGGGCTGTGATGACCATGCGGATGGCCGAGTGTGCAAAGTGCGCTTTGATGCTAACGGTGCCACAGGACCAGGGGGCAGGGACCCCTCCCAGGTGAAGCTGCTGCCTGGAAGGCACATGCTCTTTCCCCCTCTTGAGAGGGTCCACTACCTACAGGTATGGGACTAGGCAGTGCACCTCCTACTTGTCTCCAGTCTCTGCTGACCATCCCGATTCCCCACTCCCTAGCCCTGGCCTGCAGGGCACCTAAGGGGTAGGTGAAAGAAAGGTGTGGCAAGAGAGGCTCCCCTTCAGACCTCTCAGAACCAGGTCTGCCCATCAGAGGATGTTCTGCAAAAGTTTCAGGGGGTGGAGCTATCTTGCCAAGTCCCCACTTCGgttcctgcctctgctcccctttGTCCCTATAGCACCTCTGGGTCtaccttttcctctccccaggtCCCTCTGTCCCGCCGTCTGTCCCACGACGAGACCAACATCTTCTCTACTCCTCGGGCACCAGGCTCCATCCTGCATAAGTGGTCATCCTCTGATGACATCCGGGTCCTCCCGGCCCAGAGCCGAGCCCTGGGGGGTCCTCCTGAGTACCTGGGAAGTAGACAAAGGCTGGAGGatgaggagggtgaggaggaagcTGAAGGGGGGGGGCTGGCCAGCCTTCGCCAATTCCTGGAGGGTGGGATGTTGGGGTCAGGTGGGGGACCCCCACGGGGTCCTGGCTTCTTCCGGGAAGAGATCACCACCTTTATCGATGAGACACCTCTGCCTTCTCCGACTGCTTCGCCAGGGCCCTCTCCTCGCCGGCCCAGGCCCCTGGGCATCTCACCCCGCAGGCTCTCCCTTGGGTCCCCTGACAGCAGAGCCGTTGGACTTCCTTTGGGGTTAAGTGCAGGGAGACGCTGCTCCCTGACAGGAGGTGAGGGAAGTGCAAGACCTTGGGGAGGATCGTGGGGCCCAGGTAACCCCATTTTCCCCCAGCTGACCCTGTGAGCCCAAGTGGGCCTGAGGGACTCAGAGGAGGGGCCCTGAGTGAGTAACACCAGTTCTGGCCCTGAGCCTAGGGCAGCTGCCTCCAGACTCCACAGAGATGGGCACTGGATCTGGGGCCTGGAGCCCCCTGCTGTCTCCCATCTCAATGACCAGATGTCCTCCTCACCTTCCATCATCCTTAGCAAAATGTATTAAAGCCTGAAGTGTTACCATGGAAACCTCGGTGTCCTGTGTGCTAGGGTGGCAGAGGGTATGGTGGGAGTCTCAGGGGTGGAATGGCTCATAGAGGACAAAATAGAGCAGGGACAGTGACCGGAGGCACGGAAATACACCTGGAGAAAGACAAACTCAAACATGAAGACATACAGAGGGACAGGCTTATAAGAGCACCTtgtgctgggcctgggcctggggtgaCACTCCAGTTTGCTGCTTTGGGGTGTAAAGGATCTCTGTCCAGATTTGTGGAAGTGGTTTCAGAGTGTGATTCCATGTGCCATCCCccatctttcctccttcccccaaatccacCCATGCCTCACTTTCTGGGCAGGAAAGGATTTGGGCTGGAGTTGGTGTTACAGGCcgcattctttttttctttttttttttttttaagattttatttatttatttgacagagatagagacagccagcgagagagggaacacaagcagggggaatgggagaggaagcagcaggctcatagtggaggagcctgatgtggggctcgatcccacaacgctgggatcacgccctgagcgaaggcagatgcttaaccgctgtgccacccaggcgcccctcccatgcCGCATTCTAAGGCTCTTTTTCCAAAAGTGGGTGTGCGTAGTTGTGTGGGAGGCATCCGCTCTCCTTGTCCTGGACCCAAGagtgggggtggcagtgggggaa is part of the Ailuropoda melanoleuca isolate Jingjing chromosome 16, ASM200744v2, whole genome shotgun sequence genome and harbors:
- the GPR162 gene encoding probable G-protein coupled receptor 162 isoform X1, which gives rise to MARGGAGAEEASLRSNALSWLACGLLALLANAWIILSISAKQQKHKPLELLLCFLAGTHILMAAVPLTTFAVVQLRRQASSDYDWNESICKVFVSTYYTLALATCFTVASLSYHRMWMVRWPVNYRLSNAKKQALHAVMGIWMVSFILSTLPSIGWHNNGERYYARGCQFIVSKIGLGFGVCFSLLLLGGIVMGLVCVAITFYQTLWARPRRARLARRAGVGVGAXKGGGPGGLGTRPAFEVPAIVVEDARGKRRSSLDGSESAKTSLQVTNLVSAIVFLYDSLTGVPILVVSFFSLKSDSAPPWMVLAVLWCSMAQTLLLPSFIWSCERYRADVRTVWEQCVAIMSEEDGDDDAGCDDHADGRVCKVRFDANGATGPGGRDPSQVKLLPGRHMLFPPLERVHYLQVPLSRRLSHDETNIFSTPRAPGSILHKWSSSDDIRVLPAQSRALGGPPEYLGSRQRLEDEEGEEEAEGGGLASLRQFLEGGMLGSGGGPPRGPGFFREEITTFIDETPLPSPTASPGPSPRRPRPLGISPRRLSLGSPDSRAVGLPLGLSAGRRCSLTGGEGSARPWGGSWGPGNPIFPQLTL
- the GPR162 gene encoding probable G-protein coupled receptor 162 isoform X2; protein product: MARGGAGAEEASLRSNALSWLACGLLALLANAWIILSISAKQQKHKPLELLLCFLAGTHILMAAVPLTTFAVVQLRRQASSDYDWNESICKVFVSTYYTLALATCFTVASLSYHRMWMVRWPVNYRLSNAKKQALHAVMGIWMVSFILSTLPSIGWHNNGERYYARGCQFIVSKIGLGFGVCFSLLLLGGIVMGLVCVAITFYQTLWARPRXGLGAKGGGPGGLGTRPAFEVPAIVVEDARGKRRSSLDGSESAKTSLQVTNLVSAIVFLYDSLTGVPILVVSFFSLKSDSAPPWMVLAVLWCSMAQTLLLPSFIWSCERYRADVRTVWEQCVAIMSEEDGDDDAGCDDHADGRVCKVRFDANGATGPGGRDPSQVKLLPGRHMLFPPLERVHYLQVPLSRRLSHDETNIFSTPRAPGSILHKWSSSDDIRVLPAQSRALGGPPEYLGSRQRLEDEEGEEEAEGGGLASLRQFLEGGMLGSGGGPPRGPGFFREEITTFIDETPLPSPTASPGPSPRRPRPLGISPRRLSLGSPDSRAVGLPLGLSAGRRCSLTGGEGSARPWGGSWGPGNPIFPQLTL